The Plasmodium knowlesi strain H genome assembly, chromosome: 14 genome has a segment encoding these proteins:
- a CDS encoding GPI mannosyltransferase 2, putative, which yields MGDEGRANPQQGEEEGADKTKQKVTVDVLNLAVTSFIVRALTTAYTIIWSRLISSYKSSNDLLCDEEKWSLWSYVKCFSSWDGEYFLRLSLNEAEYLYEQNHAFFPALPLVVGYLKRLMGGVLPQISACSMHVLIAIIANNFFFIFSVIGLYLFVFTSLGRAKAHIRMFSEKQSTKKRDDYMGNVKSVEDCRRLSFMAALLFTFNIGSIHMSSFYSEGFFTCLSIWGFTFLQWSLNIRNGSFTLELLGVLSFSIASFFRSNGILFLIPLFVHTLRTCTFCMHCAGVLSLRLEPHKTYRAQILSHFTGRRIFLQFVLHWAKALLEAALVVLPLLTFQAYAYYLYCVEKYDNLWREEHKNFLNFSLSLWANPLEYASTFIYTYRKDELIRRPWCDKTIPFIYSYIQNKYWGVQFLKLLRSPNGNVLYALPVYLMSFHAVYHFFRNRIFPQGGISLLFTPFLGEVLHLGVLCLYLLIFAHGEIILRLIASSPFFYIHYAYHLKYSDKWNLILLVNLVYFFVGPPLFGTYIAWT from the coding sequence ATGGGAGACGAAGGGAGAGCTAATCCGCAgcagggggaagaagaaggagcagACAAAACGAAGCAGAAGGTAACCGTCGACGTGCTAAACCTTGCAGTGACTTCCTTTATAGTCCGAGCACTCACCACAGCATACACGATTATATGGTCAAGACTGATAAGTAGTTACAAATCGAGCAATGACCTATTGTGCGATGAAGAAAAGTGGAGTTTGTGGAGTTACgtaaaatgtttttcctcctgggatggagaatattttttacggTTATCATTAAACGAGGCAGAATACCTATACGAGCAGAACCATGCGTTTTTTCCTGCACTTCCTTTAGTTGTAGGTTACTTAAAAAGACTCATGGGGGGGGTGCTCCCCCAAATTAGTGCCTGTTCTATGCACGTGCTAATAGCTATAATtgctaataattttttttttattttttccgtgATTGGGTTGTACTTATTCGTGTTTACATCGCTCGGTAGGGCGAAGGCACATATTCGTATGTTTTCCGAAAAGCAAAGTACAAAGAAGAGGGACGACTACATGGGTAATGTTAAAAGTGTAGAGGACTGCCGCCGCCTCAGCTTCATGGCTGCACTTCTATTCACCTTTAATATAGGGAGCATACATATGAGCAGTTTTTATAGCGAAGGTTTTTTTACCTGTCTATCCATTTGGGGATTCACCTTTTTACAGTGGTCTTTAAATATCAGAAATGGGAGCTTTACTTTGGAATTGTTAGGCGTTTTGTCTTTTTCGATTGCATCCTTTTTCAGATCCAAcggaattttatttttaatacctCTTTTCGTGCACACCCTGAGAACATGTACATTCTGTATGCATTGTGCAGGGGTGTTATCTCTCCGGCTGGAACCACACAAAACATACCGAGCGCAGATATTAAGTCACTTCACAGGGAGAAGAATCTTCTTGCAGTTTGTACTCCACTGGGCAAAGGCGCTCCTGGAAGCTGCACTCGTGGTATTACCACTTCTCACCTTTCAAGCCTACGCCTACTACTTGTATTGCGTGGAGAAATATGATAACCTGTGGAGAGAGGAACATAAGAATTTTCTGAATTTCTCCTTATCTCTTTGGGCAAACCCTCTTGAGTATGCAAGCACGTTTATCTACACCTATAGGAAGGATGAACTCATACGTAGACCATGGTGTGATAAAACCATTCCATTTATTTACAGTTATATTCAGAATAAGTATTGGGGTGTTCAGTTTTTAAAACTGCTTCGATCACCCAATGGAAATGTGTTGTATGCATTGCCTGTTTATTTGATGTCCTTCCATGCAGTGTATCACTTTTTCCGCAATCGGATCTTCCCTCAGGGTGGGATTTCCTTGCTCTTTACCCCGTTCCTCGGGGAGGTCCTCCACCTGGGCGTTTTGTGTCTTTACCTGCTAATTTTTGCCCACGGGGAG